The Carnobacterium mobile DSM 4848 genome includes a window with the following:
- a CDS encoding nitroreductase family protein, translating to MENQFTNLLKERRSIYALGKDVSLADDQIVALVSNAVKESPSSFNSQTSRAVVLFGDAHKKLWDLTEAALKIGVPEGQDFAPTVEKLNSFRAGYGTILFFEDMSIVKNLQEQFALYADNFPVWAEQASGIAQHSVWTALATENIGASLQHYNPLIDDAVHSEWNLSSDWRLRAQMPFGSIEAPAQGKDYMDDSERVLSFN from the coding sequence ATGGAAAACCAATTCACAAATTTACTAAAAGAGCGTCGTTCAATTTATGCTTTAGGAAAAGACGTATCTTTAGCTGATGATCAAATCGTTGCATTAGTATCAAATGCAGTTAAAGAAAGTCCATCTTCATTTAATTCACAAACATCTCGTGCAGTTGTGTTATTTGGAGATGCTCATAAAAAACTATGGGATTTAACAGAAGCGGCATTGAAAATCGGTGTTCCTGAAGGACAAGACTTTGCTCCAACTGTTGAAAAATTAAATTCTTTCCGTGCTGGTTATGGAACAATTTTATTCTTCGAAGACATGAGTATTGTTAAAAACCTACAAGAACAATTTGCTTTATATGCAGATAACTTCCCTGTATGGGCAGAACAAGCTTCTGGAATCGCTCAACACTCAGTATGGACTGCATTAGCAACTGAAAATATTGGTGCTAGTTTGCAACATTACAATCCATTGATCGATGACGCTGTTCATTCAGAATGGAACTTATCTTCTGATTGGAGACTACGCGCACAAATGCCATTTGGTTCAATCGAAGCACCAGCTCAAGGTAAAGACTATATGGATGACTCTGAACGAGTTCTTTCATTTAACTAA
- a CDS encoding CCA tRNA nucleotidyltransferase: MITSNHEFMKALPIIKKIQEAGFEAYFVGGCVRDALLNKEINDVDIATSAFPAEVKKIFPKTFDVGIEHGTVMVLRKNETYEVTTFRTESTYQDFRRPDEVVFVRSLKEDLKRRDFTVNALAMDQEGQVIDYFGGQNDLKKGLIKAVGSPEERFFEDALRMMRGVRFISQLDFVMDNETEKAIHKNHALLEHIAVERIQVEFMKLLLGKGRQKALKTFIETELYYYCPELSLYKNELTSFAGLEGQIPTQLAAWTLLLAFLEKSEDEIEPFLRKWKCSKKEMQRVKTAYIALQQRLKAPLTRLSLYQSGYDIALEVEAMLPFFNCESDIAYLEEVKASLPIRNKQEMAVSGNDLLQQFNAKPGKWLGEALDAIERAILLDEVVNERDQLLDWAHSYLKKKRDNS, translated from the coding sequence ATGATCACCTCTAATCACGAATTTATGAAAGCTTTACCGATCATTAAAAAAATACAAGAAGCTGGTTTTGAAGCCTATTTTGTAGGAGGGTGCGTCAGAGATGCTTTGCTAAATAAAGAAATCAATGATGTGGATATTGCTACTAGCGCTTTTCCCGCTGAAGTCAAAAAAATCTTTCCAAAGACATTTGATGTGGGCATTGAACATGGGACGGTAATGGTTTTGAGAAAAAATGAAACCTATGAAGTAACGACATTTCGGACAGAATCGACTTACCAAGATTTTAGAAGACCGGATGAGGTTGTTTTTGTTCGTTCGCTAAAAGAAGATTTAAAACGCCGAGATTTTACAGTAAACGCATTAGCGATGGACCAAGAAGGCCAAGTGATTGACTATTTTGGCGGTCAAAACGATTTAAAAAAAGGCTTGATCAAAGCAGTTGGTTCTCCGGAAGAACGATTTTTTGAAGATGCTTTGCGGATGATGCGTGGGGTCCGTTTCATTAGTCAATTAGATTTTGTGATGGATAACGAAACCGAAAAAGCGATTCATAAAAATCATGCTCTTCTCGAACACATTGCCGTTGAACGAATCCAAGTTGAATTCATGAAGCTTCTTTTAGGGAAAGGCCGACAAAAAGCCTTAAAAACGTTTATTGAAACAGAATTGTATTATTATTGTCCAGAGCTTTCACTTTACAAAAACGAATTGACATCATTCGCTGGACTAGAAGGTCAAATTCCAACACAATTAGCAGCTTGGACGCTGTTATTAGCTTTTCTGGAAAAATCAGAAGATGAAATTGAGCCATTCTTACGGAAATGGAAATGCTCTAAAAAAGAGATGCAGAGAGTCAAAACAGCTTATATTGCTTTGCAACAACGGCTTAAAGCACCTTTGACCCGCCTGTCTTTATATCAAAGCGGCTATGACATTGCGTTGGAAGTTGAAGCTATGCTGCCTTTTTTTAATTGCGAATCTGATATCGCTTATTTGGAAGAAGTAAAAGCATCGTTACCAATAAGAAACAAACAAGAGATGGCTGTTTCGGGGAATGATTTATTGCAGCAGTTCAATGCTAAACCTGGAAAATGGTTAGGAGAAGCTTTAGACGCAATAGAAAGGGCTATTTTATTAGATGAAGTTGTCAATGAAAGAGACCAGTTGCTGGATTGGGCGCATTCTTATCTCAAGAAAAAGCGTGATAATTCTTAA
- the dapB gene encoding 4-hydroxy-tetrahydrodipicolinate reductase produces MINIIVAGFKGKMGSTATKMVIENKDFSLVGVLDPYAKESNLNEMAEFSEIDVPVFNEKEALVQSVDADVWIDFTIPAVAYANTQFALENGIRPVVGTTGFSETEVKKLTDLSKDKKIGGLIAPNFAIGAVLMMQFSAKAAKYFPDVEIIEMHHDNKLDAPSGTAIKTAEMIYAERGDHQQGHPDEKESIPGARGADYKGMKIHSVRLPGLVAHQQVQFGSTGEGLTIRHDSYDRASFMTGVALGCEKVMELDELIYGLENLL; encoded by the coding sequence ATGATAAACATAATAGTTGCCGGATTTAAAGGGAAAATGGGCTCTACAGCCACTAAAATGGTTATTGAAAATAAAGATTTTTCTTTAGTCGGGGTATTGGATCCTTATGCTAAAGAAAGTAATTTAAATGAAATGGCTGAATTTTCTGAAATAGATGTGCCCGTTTTTAATGAAAAAGAAGCATTAGTCCAAAGTGTAGACGCTGATGTTTGGATTGATTTTACTATCCCGGCTGTTGCTTATGCCAATACACAATTTGCACTAGAAAATGGAATCCGTCCGGTTGTTGGAACGACAGGTTTTTCAGAAACCGAAGTTAAAAAGTTGACTGATTTATCTAAAGATAAAAAGATAGGCGGACTAATAGCACCGAATTTTGCTATCGGTGCCGTATTAATGATGCAATTTTCAGCAAAAGCTGCTAAATACTTCCCAGATGTAGAGATAATTGAAATGCACCATGATAACAAGTTAGATGCGCCAAGTGGAACAGCCATTAAGACAGCTGAAATGATCTATGCAGAACGAGGCGATCATCAACAAGGCCATCCAGATGAAAAAGAAAGCATTCCTGGAGCACGCGGAGCAGATTACAAAGGAATGAAGATCCATAGTGTCCGTTTACCAGGTTTAGTGGCTCACCAGCAAGTTCAATTTGGCAGCACAGGTGAAGGCTTAACGATTCGCCACGATTCATACGACCGGGCTTCCTTTATGACAGGAGTGGCTTTAGGTTGTGAAAAAGTCATGGAATTAGACGAATTGATTTATGGATTGGAAAACCTTCTATGA
- a CDS encoding ReoY family proteolytic degradation factor, whose product MNIKVSLEAKKEFLGWFLDRHQLKQREAMWILNYLLNHDIVLNKVHFVETVETTPRGMLMSTIGTDGESFSFYKDGILFNDPEQAFHEVRLNWHEDIYVELIFRDPWKTSQYLAVLEDNPYHKWNDFISVELENEVKHALNTLTLNHKKQQVMQQIDQALETDDRDQFLQLSNELKEIEEDLLKEQKKPNH is encoded by the coding sequence ATGAATATCAAGGTATCTTTAGAAGCAAAAAAAGAATTTCTTGGATGGTTTTTGGATCGTCATCAATTAAAGCAAAGAGAGGCGATGTGGATATTAAACTATTTACTGAACCATGACATTGTTTTAAATAAAGTTCATTTTGTTGAAACTGTTGAAACTACACCTAGAGGCATGTTGATGTCAACGATCGGTACAGACGGCGAATCTTTTTCATTTTACAAAGACGGAATCTTATTCAATGACCCTGAACAAGCTTTTCATGAAGTTAGATTGAATTGGCACGAAGATATATATGTGGAACTTATTTTTAGAGATCCCTGGAAAACTTCCCAATACTTGGCAGTCTTAGAAGATAACCCTTATCATAAATGGAATGACTTTATCAGCGTAGAATTAGAAAATGAAGTAAAACATGCGTTGAATACACTGACTTTAAATCATAAGAAACAGCAAGTCATGCAGCAAATTGATCAAGCTTTGGAAACGGATGATCGAGATCAATTTCTCCAATTATCCAATGAATTGAAAGAAATTGAAGAGGATCTTTTAAAAGAACAAAAAAAGCCGAATCATTAG
- a CDS encoding tetratricopeptide repeat protein, which translates to MNNSQKMIDALQNQQLKEAHAFFEQALVADTDDQLYQLAGNLYHLGFLEETKQIYHHLLTKHPEDDELKIGLAEIEIESNEIDAAMEWLLDVPETSEAFPQALLVFADLYQVQGLYEVSEQKILKAKELLPDEPVIQFALAELQFSMGKYAQAIHGYEELMIQGYSEFSGINLASRCGAAYSALGDLEQAVLYFEQSVEENETVDALFELGVTYMQQKEFKRANEVFYKLKELDPSYTSVYPNLAKGLEEENQLEKAAEIVQAGLRMDQYNYELFVIGAEIALKLEQEEQAEEYYLSANALSPDNESLQLAYINLLLKQERFEEAATLIEQALEYGQSDPQFYWDAAIAYDKLEKYDLAEKAYQQVYPALNQNKDFLKNYIYFLREAGERTMIKNAVADYLLLEPADAEILELSEEINTNY; encoded by the coding sequence ATGAATAATAGCCAAAAAATGATTGATGCTCTTCAAAACCAACAACTAAAAGAAGCTCATGCTTTTTTTGAACAAGCGTTAGTAGCGGATACAGATGATCAATTGTATCAATTAGCCGGTAATTTATATCATTTAGGCTTTTTAGAAGAAACGAAACAAATTTATCATCATCTATTGACCAAACACCCGGAAGATGATGAATTAAAAATAGGTTTAGCAGAAATCGAAATTGAATCAAACGAAATCGATGCTGCTATGGAATGGCTGCTTGATGTACCTGAGACAAGCGAAGCTTTTCCTCAGGCTTTACTTGTTTTCGCTGATCTTTATCAAGTTCAAGGATTGTATGAAGTCAGTGAACAAAAAATATTAAAAGCTAAAGAACTTTTACCGGATGAACCGGTTATTCAATTTGCACTGGCAGAGCTGCAATTTTCAATGGGAAAATATGCCCAAGCCATCCATGGATATGAAGAGCTGATGATTCAAGGATATAGCGAGTTTTCAGGTATAAACTTAGCAAGCCGTTGTGGAGCTGCCTATAGTGCTCTAGGTGACTTAGAACAGGCAGTATTGTACTTTGAACAAAGCGTAGAAGAAAACGAGACAGTCGATGCTTTATTTGAATTAGGGGTAACATACATGCAACAGAAAGAATTCAAACGTGCCAATGAAGTTTTCTACAAGCTAAAAGAGTTAGATCCGTCTTATACCTCAGTTTATCCTAATTTAGCTAAAGGATTGGAAGAAGAAAACCAACTTGAAAAAGCTGCTGAAATTGTTCAAGCAGGATTGAGAATGGATCAGTACAATTATGAACTGTTTGTAATCGGAGCAGAGATTGCTCTTAAATTAGAACAAGAAGAACAGGCTGAAGAATACTATTTATCAGCCAATGCGCTTTCTCCCGATAATGAAAGTTTACAATTGGCTTATATTAATCTGCTGTTGAAACAAGAACGATTTGAAGAAGCAGCAACACTAATTGAACAAGCATTAGAGTACGGTCAATCGGATCCGCAATTCTATTGGGATGCAGCGATAGCTTATGACAAATTAGAAAAATATGACCTAGCAGAAAAAGCTTACCAACAAGTTTATCCTGCTTTAAATCAAAATAAAGATTTCTTAAAAAACTATATTTATTTCCTCAGAGAAGCAGGAGAACGGACGATGATAAAAAACGCAGTAGCCGATTACTTGTTGTTAGAACCTGCGGATGCAGAAATATTGGAACTTTCAGAAGAAATTAATACTAACTATTAA
- a CDS encoding HU family DNA-binding protein, producing MANKAELIENVVAETGLTKKDATTAVDAVFETIQATLSKGEKVQIIGFGNFEVRDRAARKGRNPQTGEEIQISASKVPAFKPGKALKDAVK from the coding sequence ATGGCTAATAAAGCTGAATTAATAGAAAATGTTGTTGCTGAAACAGGATTGACTAAAAAAGACGCAACTACAGCAGTAGATGCTGTTTTCGAAACTATTCAAGCAACTTTGAGCAAAGGCGAAAAAGTACAAATCATTGGTTTTGGTAACTTCGAAGTTCGTGATCGTGCTGCTCGTAAAGGACGTAACCCTCAAACTGGGGAAGAAATCCAAATCTCTGCAAGCAAAGTACCTGCATTCAAACCAGGTAAAGCACTTAAAGATGCAGTTAAATAA
- the der gene encoding ribosome biogenesis GTPase Der, with protein MAKPVIAIVGRPNVGKSTIFNRIVGERISIVEDISGVTRDRIYAPAEWLGKEFNLIDTGGIDLGDEPFLEQIKHQAEIAMEEADVIIFITSGRESVTDADENVAKILYRTNKPVLLAVNKVDNPEMRSEIFDFYTLGLGEPFPISGSHGLGIGDLLDAAISHFPEDTEEEYDDSVIKFSLIGRPNVGKSSIVNAMLGEDRVIVSNIAGTTRDAIDTEFVDAEGTEFVMIDTAGMRKRGKVYETTEKYSVLRALRAIERSDVVLVVLNAEEGIREQDKKVAGYAHEAGKGVIIVVNKWDTLEKDNSTMKDFEKDIRKEFAYLSYAPIVFVSALTKQRLNKLPEMIKLVSENQRLRVQSSVLNDVIMDAVAMNPTPTDKGKRLKIYYATQVAVKPPTFVVFVNDPEMMHFSYARFLENRIRDTFVFEGTPIRILTRQRK; from the coding sequence ATGGCAAAACCAGTTATCGCCATCGTTGGTCGTCCAAATGTAGGCAAATCAACTATTTTTAATCGCATTGTAGGCGAAAGAATTTCTATTGTTGAAGATATTTCAGGCGTTACGCGTGACCGCATCTATGCTCCGGCTGAATGGTTGGGCAAAGAGTTTAATCTGATTGATACAGGCGGAATTGATTTGGGAGACGAACCATTTCTTGAACAAATCAAGCACCAAGCAGAAATCGCAATGGAAGAGGCAGACGTCATTATTTTTATTACCAGTGGAAGAGAAAGCGTCACAGATGCCGATGAAAATGTAGCGAAGATTTTATACCGTACGAATAAACCTGTGTTACTAGCAGTTAATAAAGTAGATAACCCTGAAATGCGCAGTGAAATATTCGATTTTTATACCCTTGGTTTAGGAGAACCGTTTCCTATTTCAGGCAGTCATGGTTTAGGAATAGGAGATCTTTTAGACGCAGCGATCAGCCATTTTCCTGAGGACACAGAAGAAGAGTATGATGATTCTGTTATTAAATTTAGCCTTATTGGCAGACCCAATGTAGGAAAATCGTCTATTGTTAATGCTATGCTGGGTGAAGATCGTGTAATTGTTTCTAATATAGCTGGAACAACACGAGATGCAATCGATACCGAATTTGTAGACGCTGAAGGCACCGAATTTGTTATGATCGATACAGCTGGAATGCGTAAACGCGGTAAAGTGTATGAAACAACTGAAAAATATAGTGTGTTGAGAGCTCTTAGGGCGATTGAACGCTCTGATGTCGTTCTAGTTGTATTGAACGCTGAAGAAGGCATTAGAGAACAAGATAAGAAAGTCGCTGGATACGCTCATGAGGCTGGAAAAGGCGTTATTATCGTAGTAAATAAATGGGATACTCTTGAAAAAGATAACAGTACGATGAAAGATTTTGAAAAAGATATTCGTAAGGAATTTGCTTATTTAAGTTATGCTCCAATTGTTTTTGTATCTGCGTTAACGAAACAACGATTAAATAAGCTGCCTGAAATGATTAAACTCGTCAGCGAAAATCAACGGTTACGAGTACAGTCTTCTGTTTTAAACGATGTCATCATGGATGCTGTAGCAATGAATCCAACGCCTACAGACAAAGGAAAACGTTTGAAGATTTATTATGCTACACAAGTAGCTGTGAAACCTCCAACTTTTGTTGTTTTCGTGAACGATCCAGAAATGATGCACTTTTCTTATGCACGTTTTCTTGAAAATCGAATCCGTGATACTTTTGTGTTTGAAGGTACACCAATTAGAATTCTTACTCGCCAACGAAAATAA
- the rpsA gene encoding 30S ribosomal protein S1 — MTDHIGNNEATEQESMLDALNSVQEIHIGDTVQGEILKIQDNKQAIVGIIGGGVEGVIPNNELSAAPFEDVTEIVNVGDVVDLVVIKEIKDKENGSYLLSKRRIDAKQVWEKIQKDFEEGTIIEAPVKEVVKGGLVVDAGVRGFVPASMVDVHFVDDFSSYKGKTLAFKIMEIEPSENRLILSHKAVLQAENELKKKEIMQNLTEGETVKGKVARLTNFGAFIDLGGVDGLVHISQISYEHVKNPADVLKVGEEVDVKVLSVDEETGRISLSIKDTLPGPWDNIEERAAVGSVLDGTVKRLTSFGAFVEVFPGVEGLVHISQISHNHIATPHEVLSEGQEIKVKVLDVNPNDQRLSLSIKALEEKPYQEAKEETTDYEVPESDTGFTLGDILGDQLSDITSDTEDAEEEK, encoded by the coding sequence ATGACAGATCACATAGGTAATAACGAAGCAACAGAACAAGAGTCAATGCTGGACGCATTAAACAGCGTACAAGAAATTCATATTGGCGATACTGTTCAGGGAGAAATTCTAAAAATCCAAGATAATAAACAAGCTATCGTCGGCATTATCGGCGGAGGCGTTGAAGGCGTTATTCCTAATAACGAATTATCCGCTGCACCTTTTGAAGATGTGACAGAAATTGTCAATGTAGGTGATGTAGTTGATTTAGTCGTAATAAAAGAAATTAAAGATAAAGAAAACGGCAGCTATTTACTATCGAAGCGCCGGATCGATGCTAAACAAGTATGGGAAAAAATCCAAAAAGATTTTGAAGAAGGAACGATTATTGAAGCTCCTGTCAAAGAAGTGGTTAAAGGCGGTTTAGTCGTTGATGCAGGGGTTCGCGGTTTTGTTCCAGCTTCAATGGTTGATGTTCATTTTGTTGATGATTTTTCAAGTTATAAAGGAAAAACGTTGGCATTTAAAATTATGGAAATCGAACCTAGTGAAAATCGTTTGATCCTTTCTCATAAAGCTGTTTTACAAGCTGAAAATGAGTTGAAGAAAAAAGAGATCATGCAGAATTTAACTGAAGGCGAAACGGTTAAAGGGAAAGTTGCCCGCTTAACTAATTTTGGAGCTTTCATTGATTTAGGCGGAGTAGATGGACTTGTCCATATTTCCCAAATCTCTTACGAACACGTTAAAAATCCAGCAGATGTTTTAAAAGTTGGGGAAGAGGTTGATGTAAAAGTTCTTTCTGTCGATGAAGAAACTGGAAGAATTTCATTATCTATCAAAGATACTTTACCTGGACCATGGGACAACATTGAAGAACGTGCAGCAGTAGGCTCTGTTTTAGATGGAACCGTTAAACGTCTAACAAGTTTCGGTGCATTTGTAGAAGTTTTCCCTGGCGTAGAAGGTTTGGTGCATATTTCACAAATTTCACATAACCATATTGCAACACCGCATGAGGTATTAAGTGAAGGCCAAGAAATCAAAGTGAAAGTATTAGATGTTAACCCTAATGATCAACGCTTATCTTTGAGTATTAAAGCTTTAGAAGAAAAACCATATCAAGAAGCAAAAGAAGAAACAACTGATTACGAAGTACCGGAATCAGATACTGGATTTACTTTAGGTGACATTCTTGGCGATCAATTATCGGATATTACTTCTGATACAGAAGATGCTGAAGAAGAAAAATAA
- the cmk gene encoding (d)CMP kinase, giving the protein MDKKIMIAIDGPASAGKSTVAKILAKDLGYVYCDTGAMYRALTYQALQFKIDPTDEQALVSLLKKMELSFEPSEKKQKVFVNHVEVTEAIRQPDVTNLVSVVAAHSEVRKELVKRQKKIADQGKIVMDGRDIGTAVLPHAEVKIFLVASVDERADRRYKENLSNGVNTPLDTLKQEIAERDYKDSHRTVSPLKQAEDAILVDTTGLGIEQVVQKIKDIIAEKVS; this is encoded by the coding sequence ATGGATAAAAAAATAATGATTGCTATAGACGGACCAGCTTCTGCTGGAAAAAGTACCGTAGCTAAAATACTGGCTAAAGATTTAGGATATGTTTATTGTGATACAGGAGCGATGTATCGGGCGTTAACTTACCAAGCCTTGCAGTTTAAAATAGATCCTACAGATGAACAAGCTTTAGTCAGTTTATTGAAAAAAATGGAATTATCTTTTGAACCTTCTGAAAAAAAACAAAAAGTATTTGTCAATCACGTAGAAGTAACAGAAGCTATCCGACAACCAGATGTAACGAATTTAGTGTCTGTTGTTGCAGCCCATAGCGAAGTACGAAAAGAATTAGTGAAAAGACAAAAGAAAATTGCCGATCAAGGCAAAATCGTGATGGATGGACGCGATATTGGTACAGCTGTTTTACCACATGCTGAAGTGAAGATTTTTCTGGTTGCAAGTGTGGATGAACGAGCAGATAGACGCTATAAAGAAAATCTATCTAACGGTGTAAATACACCTTTAGATACGTTAAAACAAGAAATTGCAGAACGGGATTATAAGGACTCGCATCGTACGGTCTCTCCGTTGAAACAAGCAGAAGATGCGATCTTAGTGGATACTACTGGTCTAGGGATCGAACAAGTAGTTCAAAAAATCAAAGACATTATCGCTGAAAAAGTAAGCTGA
- a CDS encoding LysM peptidoglycan-binding domain-containing protein — MAGKKSKKNQNDEIWSRKFDNDDGLESDNQSRIARKKAKGGISPIVTSLFIFLALLIILPVATYLWYVNSGSQAEELKPDEEKITITQNSSTESSSEKNSSSSSSEKDTESSEESSVVEQPVESEPEEDIADVPVQTPPEEEPVESVQENEPETVPEETGGTYTVKAGDNLYRIALNHGMTTEELKTLNGISGDEVSVGTVLKVK; from the coding sequence ATGGCTGGAAAAAAATCTAAAAAAAACCAGAATGATGAAATTTGGTCTCGTAAATTTGATAACGATGACGGCTTAGAGAGCGATAATCAGTCAAGAATAGCTCGTAAAAAAGCCAAAGGAGGAATTTCTCCGATAGTAACTTCGCTGTTTATATTTTTAGCTTTGCTGATCATTTTGCCAGTAGCAACTTATCTTTGGTATGTTAATAGCGGCAGTCAAGCAGAAGAATTAAAGCCGGATGAAGAAAAAATAACGATCACACAAAATAGCAGTACTGAATCAAGTTCTGAAAAGAACAGTTCTAGTAGTTCAAGCGAGAAAGATACCGAATCTTCAGAAGAAAGTAGTGTTGTAGAACAACCGGTTGAATCTGAACCGGAAGAGGACATTGCTGATGTTCCAGTTCAAACACCTCCAGAAGAAGAGCCTGTTGAAAGTGTTCAAGAAAATGAACCAGAAACAGTACCAGAAGAAACAGGCGGAACGTATACCGTTAAAGCTGGAGATAATCTTTATCGTATTGCTTTAAATCATGGAATGACAACTGAAGAATTAAAAACTTTAAATGGCATTTCTGGCGATGAAGTTTCAGTAGGAACAGTGTTAAAAGTAAAATAA
- a CDS encoding RecQ family ATP-dependent DNA helicase, which produces MNKHTQIKEMLYQRFGYTSFREGQEEAILAALSGDNTLVMLPTGTGKSICYQLTGYCLDGIVLIVSPLLSLMQDQVEQMKMMGEKRVAAINSLMNKREKEWILNHLPQYKFIFLSPEMLQQKYVLNQLKQQEISLLAIDEAHCISQWGMDFRLDYLELGKSRKELGEPLTMALTATATEIVREEILTSLFLDKTKTKQILYSVDRPNIAYSTISCYQDKNEQLLNQINQLTKPGIIYFSSKKKADEVAGWLKSKTGFSVESYHSDIENDDKIKIQQQFIQNEIDIICATSAFGMGINKENIRFVIHYHLPASVEAYLQEVGRSGRDGKPSVAILLFEAGDQFLQLRLQEDGLPTSAMLEYAYRHKKIIEGSCSSTQKQIIENYLLSHVPLEEAKSQIMGRKIQKERQLDYMVHYAQTTECKRVHILHYFNESLMEKPFNCCSSCGLDEECFWSNQEEYLQSKMTKEKNWEKALTKLFLLTN; this is translated from the coding sequence CCATCTTAGCTGCATTATCAGGCGACAATACCTTAGTGATGCTGCCTACAGGTACCGGAAAATCAATTTGTTACCAACTCACTGGTTATTGTTTGGATGGAATTGTTCTGATTGTCTCTCCATTATTGTCTTTAATGCAAGATCAAGTAGAACAAATGAAAATGATGGGAGAAAAAAGAGTAGCGGCTATCAATAGTTTAATGAATAAACGAGAAAAAGAATGGATATTAAATCATTTGCCTCAATATAAATTTATTTTTCTTTCTCCAGAAATGCTTCAGCAAAAATATGTGTTGAACCAGCTTAAACAGCAAGAAATTTCGTTATTAGCTATTGATGAGGCACATTGTATCTCTCAATGGGGGATGGACTTTCGTTTGGACTATTTAGAATTGGGAAAATCGCGTAAAGAATTAGGAGAACCTTTAACAATGGCTTTAACGGCTACTGCAACTGAAATCGTTCGTGAAGAGATTTTAACCTCTTTATTTTTAGATAAAACTAAAACAAAACAAATCCTTTATTCTGTGGACCGTCCTAATATTGCCTATTCTACTATTAGCTGTTATCAAGATAAAAACGAACAACTCTTAAACCAAATCAACCAGTTGACTAAACCGGGCATTATTTATTTTTCTAGTAAGAAAAAAGCGGATGAAGTAGCGGGTTGGCTCAAAAGTAAAACTGGATTTTCAGTTGAAAGTTACCATTCTGATATTGAAAATGATGATAAAATAAAAATACAGCAACAATTTATCCAAAATGAAATTGATATTATTTGTGCCACTAGTGCTTTTGGAATGGGAATCAACAAAGAAAATATTCGCTTTGTTATCCATTATCATTTACCAGCCAGCGTTGAAGCGTATCTGCAAGAAGTAGGTAGAAGCGGCCGGGATGGGAAACCAAGTGTGGCTATCTTATTATTCGAAGCTGGAGATCAGTTTTTACAGTTGCGCTTGCAAGAAGATGGCTTACCCACTTCGGCTATGTTAGAGTATGCTTACCGGCATAAAAAAATCATTGAAGGAAGTTGCAGCAGTACACAGAAACAAATCATTGAAAATTATCTGCTATCACATGTTCCATTAGAAGAAGCTAAATCACAAATAATGGGACGGAAAATACAAAAAGAAAGACAACTAGACTACATGGTCCACTATGCTCAAACAACGGAATGCAAACGAGTCCATATTCTTCATTATTTTAATGAGTCTTTAATGGAGAAACCGTTCAACTGTTGTTCCAGCTGTGGTTTAGATGAAGAATGTTTTTGGAGCAATCAAGAAGAATACCTTCAAAGTAAAATGACCAAAGAGAAAAATTGGGAAAAAGCGCTAACAAAATTATTTTTGTTAACGAATTAA